A stretch of the Enterobacteriaceae bacterium ESL0689 genome encodes the following:
- the dcd gene encoding dCTP deaminase, which produces MRLCDQDIENWLDEGRLSITPRPPVERINGATVDVRLGNKFRTFCGHTAPFIDLSGPKAEVSAALERVMSEEIVLSSDEAFYLHPGELALAVTLESVTLPADLVGWLDGRSSLARLGLMVHVTAHRIDPGWSGCIVLEFYNSGKLPLALRPGMLIGALSFEPLSAPAIRPYNRREDAKYRDQQGVVASRIDKD; this is translated from the coding sequence ATGCGTCTGTGCGATCAGGATATAGAAAACTGGCTGGATGAGGGGCGGTTATCCATCACGCCGCGTCCACCGGTGGAGCGTATCAATGGTGCGACTGTTGATGTCCGGCTGGGAAATAAATTTCGTACCTTTTGCGGCCATACCGCGCCTTTTATCGATCTCAGTGGGCCAAAAGCGGAAGTGAGCGCGGCGCTGGAGCGCGTGATGAGTGAAGAGATTGTGCTGTCGTCTGATGAGGCTTTTTATCTGCATCCCGGCGAGCTGGCCCTGGCGGTGACCCTTGAGTCGGTGACGCTGCCCGCTGATCTCGTCGGCTGGCTGGATGGGCGCTCCTCACTGGCCCGCCTCGGGCTCATGGTGCATGTCACCGCGCATCGTATTGATCCTGGCTGGTCTGGTTGCATCGTACTTGAATTTTATAATTCCGGTAAATTGCCGTTAGCCCTGCGTCCCGGCATGTTGATTGGCGCGTTGAGCTTTGAGCCACTTTCCGCCCCTGCGATACGGCCTTACAACCGCCGTGAAGATGCGAAATATCGCGATCAGCAGGGTGTCGTGGCAAGTCGTATTGATAAAGATTGA
- the asmA gene encoding outer membrane assembly protein AsmA has product MRRILTTLMILLLVIVAGLAALIVLVDPNDFRTYMVHKVAERSGYQLELDGPLRWHVWPQLSILSGRMTLTAPGAAKPIIRADNMRLDVALIPLISHQLQIRQIMLKGAVIQLTPESRASVQQKVPVVPHDRLLPQIFDGSRWSYDVQRLQLVDSILFVQLQEDKQLTVRHIDLQMEQDEKHHASVDFSGQINRDQRDLTLAFSAQIEGEDYPRSFKADISRLSWQLTAAGLPDKGIRGEGNARMSWQGDKKSLRVDDFNLTANDSAMAGKFTVMLAAYPDWQLDLHAEKLNFDNLLLQNDIPAGASSAPSAPGNLLSGQSRPVIAHRDDDNDNLWREFNGHMRLTADQLQWRGMTLSQVKSDLSNQQGLVTVNQLQGELSGGQLSLPGILDLRGDTPQAVFQPELKRVEIATLLKAFNYALSVSGKLSLSGKFSGENIDADTFRRHWQGDAQIQLQDTRVEGLNIQQLVQQAMMRSNNHLQAEENDDNATQLNALSGRLQLAAGKVTLDNLQGHSALLTLSGQGDVNLQQQVCDMHFDLQILDGWKGDSKLIAALKQTTIPLRIYGKWHQLSYHLQVDQLLRKQLQNEVRQRVNDWMTRNKRLQQSTEVH; this is encoded by the coding sequence ATGAGACGAATTCTGACGACACTGATGATTTTACTGCTCGTGATAGTCGCCGGGCTGGCTGCATTAATCGTGCTGGTCGATCCCAATGATTTTCGCACTTATATGGTGCATAAGGTGGCGGAGCGGAGCGGCTATCAGCTTGAACTCGATGGCCCGTTGCGCTGGCATGTCTGGCCGCAACTGAGCATTCTCTCTGGTCGCATGACTTTGACTGCTCCAGGGGCAGCAAAACCCATCATCCGTGCTGATAATATGCGTCTGGATGTCGCCCTGATCCCGCTTATTTCTCATCAATTACAAATCCGCCAGATCATGCTGAAAGGTGCTGTTATCCAGCTGACGCCGGAGAGTCGCGCCAGCGTTCAGCAGAAAGTGCCCGTCGTGCCGCATGATAGGCTGTTACCACAGATATTTGACGGCAGCCGCTGGTCTTATGATGTGCAGCGTTTACAACTGGTCGATAGTATTCTTTTTGTCCAGCTGCAGGAAGATAAACAGTTGACCGTTCGTCATATTGATCTCCAGATGGAGCAGGATGAGAAACACCATGCCAGCGTTGATTTTTCCGGACAAATCAATCGTGATCAGCGTGATTTAACCCTTGCGTTCTCGGCGCAAATCGAGGGCGAGGATTATCCCCGTTCATTCAAGGCCGATATTTCCCGCTTAAGCTGGCAGTTAACCGCGGCGGGATTGCCCGACAAAGGCATCCGTGGCGAAGGGAATGCCCGGATGAGCTGGCAAGGCGATAAGAAAAGTTTGCGTGTTGATGATTTTAATTTAACCGCGAACGACAGTGCGATGGCCGGAAAATTCACGGTAATGCTGGCGGCGTATCCCGATTGGCAGCTTGATTTACACGCGGAAAAACTCAATTTCGACAATCTGTTACTCCAGAATGATATTCCGGCAGGCGCTTCATCTGCCCCATCAGCGCCAGGCAATCTGTTATCGGGACAATCGCGCCCTGTGATTGCCCATCGTGATGATGACAATGATAATCTATGGCGTGAATTTAACGGCCATATGAGATTGACGGCTGATCAACTGCAGTGGCGTGGAATGACACTGAGCCAGGTGAAAAGTGATCTCAGTAATCAGCAAGGATTAGTCACCGTTAATCAGTTGCAGGGTGAGTTGTCGGGCGGACAATTATCATTACCTGGCATACTGGATCTCCGTGGCGATACGCCACAGGCTGTTTTTCAGCCAGAGCTGAAGCGTGTTGAGATCGCGACTTTGTTGAAAGCATTTAATTATGCGCTGAGCGTGAGTGGTAAACTTTCATTAAGCGGAAAATTTTCGGGTGAAAACATCGATGCCGATACATTCCGTCGTCACTGGCAGGGAGACGCGCAGATCCAGCTACAGGACACGCGCGTGGAAGGGCTGAATATCCAGCAACTGGTACAGCAAGCGATGATGCGCAGCAATAACCACCTTCAGGCTGAGGAAAATGATGACAACGCGACGCAACTGAATGCGCTGAGTGGTCGGTTACAGCTCGCGGCTGGCAAAGTCACGCTGGATAATTTGCAGGGACACTCTGCGCTGCTGACCCTGAGCGGGCAGGGCGATGTGAATTTGCAGCAGCAAGTCTGTGATATGCACTTTGATCTGCAGATCCTGGATGGCTGGAAAGGGGATAGTAAACTTATCGCCGCACTGAAACAGACCACTATCCCGTTACGTATTTATGGTAAATGGCATCAACTCAGTTATCATCTGCAGGTTGATCAGTTACTGCGTAAACAATTACAGAACGAAGTCCGGCAACGGGTTAATGACTGGATGACACGCAATAAGCGTCTCCAGCAGAGCACCGAAGTGCATTAG